Within Vigna unguiculata cultivar IT97K-499-35 chromosome 2, ASM411807v1, whole genome shotgun sequence, the genomic segment AACAGAGGTTAGGTGAATAGTTTGGATTATTTCCGTTTTTCAAATACAATGACACGTGATGACGTTGTTCTCTTCGCCATCTCTGGGGAATCATTAATTAAACAGCATAGTATTATATATGACTTATATGTTACAATGACGATGGATATAAAACGAAGGCTATCTAATATTGTTTACGTCGTTATCCATAGAATCCTAAACCTTCCTCACTCCTACACTGTAAATGAACCTCATCGATTCCAAAACTATATTTGGTCCTATTCAAACTATGAGCAGAAATTAAAACATTGAGATTTAATCCAAATTCCGATGCTGTAAATAGTAATTTAGTGTTGAGTTTGGGCCGTCTCTTAGCGAAAGAAATGGGCTAGAGCAGGGTTGAAGCCGGCACCCATCGCTTTCGGACCCAACAAACCCTGCAAGGAAATGGCCGCGTGGTTTGGCTGACGCGTAAGCTCGCCCAACTTTTTCTGATGACGTGGCCAAACATGTCGGCCATGAACCCCTCATTCCTACGTGTGCCCTGGCCCACATGTCCACCAGCCAGGTGTACAACAAAACTTGGTTTCGTCTTTTGTCCCCCGCCTCCGGCATCAGCCCCTCCAACAAAACTATTTCGCCCGCCTTGCCTACGTGGCCAACCCTTACCTGAACATGACGTCACTCAACCCCCTATAAATACCCTATCCCTCTCCTTTCCCTGCACCGTCTCTCACCCTTGAACCTTACCCAAaaccttcttctctctctctttctctttctttccgTCTTTATTACTCCTCAAAACTCACCATGGCCGTTCAATCCGATTCCCTCTCCTTACCTCGTGACCAGAACGGCCAAGATGCTCTTCAGCTCATCCAACACTTAACCCAAAACACTGATCCTATCCAGAACCAAGTCCTTCGCCAGATTCTCCACCAAAACGCCGACACGGAATACCTCAGACGCTTCGGACTCAACGGTGCCACCGACCGTGACACCTTCAAGTCCAAGGTTCCCGTCGTCTCATACGAGGATCTGCGCCCTGATATAGAACGCATTGCCAACGGAGACCGCACGCCCATTTTGTGCGCTCACCCCATCTCTGAGTTTCTCACAAGGTACACGCCTATTATCTCTCCCTTTCGTAATTCAAGGATGCTTTAATATCTGTCGTATGAGAATATTCATGGTTTGTATCATGTGGATCGTGCTTTTTGATGAGACATGAAAATCTGTTTACAGTTCTGGAACGTCTGCTGGCGAGAGAAAGTTGATGCCCACCATCGATGAAGACATGGACCGCCGTCAGTTTCTGTACAGCTTGCAGATGCCGGTGATGAACCAGTAAGTTAGCTGTTAACGTTAATGTTTAACGTATTTTCTTCATTGATTGCTAAATGACATATTCATTGCATTGCAGTTATGATAATTACTGTTACCACTACCTCTAATTTATTGAGTAattatgttgttttgtttgtttgttgaaGATACGTGTCCGATTTGGACAAAGGGAAGGCCCTTCACTTTCTGTTCATCAAGGCAGAGAGTAAGACACCCGGCGGGTTACTGGCTCGGCCGGTGCTGACCAGCTACTACAAGAGCGAGCAATTCAGGAAAAGACCATTTGACCCTTACAACGTCCTCACCAGCCCCAACGAGGCCATCCTTTGCCCCGATTCCTTCCAGAGCATGTACACTCAGATGCTGTGTGGCCTTATCATGCGCCATGAGGTTCTCCGTGTCGGAGCTGTTTTCGCCTCTGGCCTTCTCCGGGCCATAAGATTCCTTCAGCTCAATTGGGACCAATTGGCCCATGATATCCACACCGGAACCCTAAACCCCAAGGTCACAGACCCTTCCATCAGGGAATGCATGTCCAAGATCTTAAACCCCGACCCCGAACTCGCCACTTTCATCAAAAACGAGTGCTCCGGCGAAAACTGGGAACGTATAATCGTGAGGATTTGGCCCAACACCAAGTACCTTG encodes:
- the LOC114174045 gene encoding probable indole-3-acetic acid-amido synthetase GH3.1, with the translated sequence MAVQSDSLSLPRDQNGQDALQLIQHLTQNTDPIQNQVLRQILHQNADTEYLRRFGLNGATDRDTFKSKVPVVSYEDLRPDIERIANGDRTPILCAHPISEFLTSSGTSAGERKLMPTIDEDMDRRQFLYSLQMPVMNQYVSDLDKGKALHFLFIKAESKTPGGLLARPVLTSYYKSEQFRKRPFDPYNVLTSPNEAILCPDSFQSMYTQMLCGLIMRHEVLRVGAVFASGLLRAIRFLQLNWDQLAHDIHTGTLNPKVTDPSIRECMSKILNPDPELATFIKNECSGENWERIIVRIWPNTKYLDVIVTGAMAQYIPTLDYYSGGLPKPCTMYASSECFFGLNLKPMSEPSDVSYTILPNMGYFEFLPHDDDSPVTLSRDSPPRLVDLADVELGKFYELIITTYSGLCRYRVGDILQVTGFHNSDPQFRFVRRKNVLLSIDSDKTDEAELQKAIENASELLKEFNTSVVEYTSFADTKSIPGHYVIYWELFMKDSPHSPTSEVLNQCCLAMEESLNTVYRQGRVADNSIGPLEIRVVKNGTFEELMDYAISRGASINQYKVPRCVNFAPIMELLDSRVVSSHFSPAAPHWTPERRS